A genomic segment from Aspergillus puulaauensis MK2 DNA, chromosome 1, nearly complete sequence encodes:
- a CDS encoding uncharacterized protein (COG:S;~EggNog:ENOG410PHI8;~TransMembrane:8 (o343-360i372-390o396-417i438-457o477-497i509-529o535-559i591-612o)), with translation MFASLLRPKKRREYAQNSLFPSPDPADQSRWPLLSGDGGYSRLREHRTDDDDAEDESIEDEDADGEEEDAPIESSPLLPIFSAPHLDALPIYDITHAIRSLIVSRCETTLTWDQLRSPQISQFLVKPIQQKIKTVHFSRATLYALMTNCLQFDREIHSNPGNSGTNQTRAMVSELLAIKLLREYTTRELIDALSYDFYPLQGQKVGENGNVYRTPGWTSTAGSKSRPGAARISCLEIAIRAQAKRFLSHPLVVKQLEAIWAGTIVFHSAADSLHRSHRSSTQARFGRVPVSYGATSNNNTARSSGKKKWPDTSSLRRSVTLYDPRDASLFKLSRLRVPRYRQFLSTLSFAVLLGLFLAVLQERSIEISSLEVVFWLWSAGFMLDEIVGFNEQGFSLYLMSFWNIFDLGILFLLFCYYCMRLYGAFMPYTHKEAAAERAYDVLAANAVLLFPRLFSILDHYRYFSQLLIAFRIMASDLVAVFVLIVIACSGFFVAFTLSFGSGQDQSPASVAYALFQMLMGFTPAAWTLWDEYNFLGRVILTMFLFICHFVVVTILITVLTNSFMRIVQNANQEHQFLFAVNAISMVKSDALFSYVAPTNIFAWLITPLRWLIPFRQYVRLNRTIIKITHMPILFTICAYEKTILCPQMIESTDLVDSPLRGETRVEDGPQHRLRALSTRVSRFVRAPSVATFQQDRALEEVFRQPFRGNPNRSPVRAIQRKSKHLVNNWMQEMGSGPVNPPDEQDSDEVDRLERLPKGRLPPRRKGARSLRNFTESVASNPEDLVPHAISSPVTPRNGRNFVPQRRRRLSRQTDIEGDNELTSDDNRALAEQESNHQDSDDHSEARIVPKGKATPKFYSSRPSTAIRKSRKNSPTRLARHHSRNPSGATILYNPVSSSHDGESDTEAPSIRPVPRIMPSQSFSMFSGPGNGLERRHSLDDGRNPNAGPFRSNPRSVPNIGNFLGPGNGSWRHEASALEGLGSDLGDGKAIANGFVGGAPSSFTTQMAYATGGIRRSGSPNRRQDMLSKLVLARMNNIEEGFREVIREVKDLRSTRNQSQPDEQRAGQRDKRRTEKKRRPPGSRKSKTSDGSRTTEPTLAENQSETNQDDDV, from the exons ATGTTTGCGTCTCTCCTTCGCCCTAAGAAGCGACGAGAGTATGCGCAAAACTCCCTATTCCCTTCACCCGACCCCGCCGACCAGTCCCGATGGCCGTTGTTGAGCGGAGATGGCGGATATAGCAGACTTCGCGAACATAGAactgacgacgacgatgctgaggatgagagtatcgaagatgaggatgccgacggggaagaagaggacgctCCGATCGAGTCATCCCCTCTGCTTCCGATTTTTTCAGCGCCTCACCTAG ACGCCCTTCCGATCTACGATATCACACATGCTATCCGGTCCCTGATAGTTTCGCGGTGCGAAACTACGTTGACTTGGGACCAGCTGCGTTCGCCCCAGATTTCGCAGTTCTTGGTGAAACCTATTCAgcagaaaataaaaacagTGCACTTTTCGCGGGCCACACTCTATGCGCTGATGACGAACTGCCTACAATTCGACAGGGAGATTCATTCGAACCCAGGAAACAGTGGCACAAACCAGACCAGAGCAATGGTGAGCGAGCTTCTCGCCATCAAGTTGCTCAGGGAGTATACTACTCGCGAGTTGATTGATGCTCTATCTTACGACTTTTATCCTCTCCAAGGCCAGAAAGTTGGGGAAAATGGAAATGTCTACCGCACACCAGGCTGGACTTCTACGGCTGGTAGTAAATCACGCCCTGGTGCTGCTCGCATTTCTTGTCTCGAAATTGCTATCCGGGCCCAAGCGAAAAGGTTCCTGTCTCACCCCCTCGTCGTTAAACAGCTGGAAGCCATTTGGGCGGGCACAATCGTTTTCCACTCAGCTGCAGACAGCCTACATCGTTCACATCGTTCATCCACACAGGCCCGCTTTGGGAGAGTGCCGGTTTCTTACGGTGCCACCTCTAACAACAACACTGCGAGGTCTTCAGGCAAAAAGAAATGGCCCGATACATCAAGTCTCCGGCGATCAGTAACGCTCTATGATCCACGTGATGCCTCGCTATTCAAGCTCTCCCGTTTACGAGTGCCACGATACAGACAATTCCTTTCCACATTATCCTTCGCTGTTCTCCTTGGACTATTCCTTGCCGTTCTACAAGAGAGGAGTATAGAAATATCTTCTCTGGAAGTTGTGTTCTGGCTTTGGAGTGCCGGGTTTATGCTCGACGAGATTGTTGGTTTTAACGAACAAGGCTTTAGCCTGTATCTCATGAGCTTCTGGAACATCTTCGATCTCGGAATTCTCTTCCTTCTGTTCTGTTACTACTGCATGCGCCTCTACGGCGCTTTCATGCCGTATACTCATAAAGAGGCCGCTGCTGAGAGGGCATACGATGTCCTGGCTGCAAATGCAGTCCTTCTGTTCCCTCGGTTGTTCTCGATACTGGACCACTATCGATATTTCTCTCAGCTCTTGATCGCATTCAGGATAATGGCCTCTGATCTGGTGGCGGTATTTGTTCTGATCGTCATTGCGTGCAGCGGCTTTTTTGTGGCTTTCACCTTGTCTTTCGGCAGTGGCCAAGATCAATCTCCCGCATCAGTCGCGTATGCCTTGTTTCAGATGTTGATGGGATTTACCCCTGCTGCATGGACCCTTTGGGACGAATATAATTTTCTGGGGAGGGTAATCTTGACGATGTTTCTCTTCATTTGTCACTTTGTCGTGGTCACCATACTGATCACAGTCCTTACAAATTCGTTTATGAGGATTGTACAGAATGCAAACCAGGAACATCAGTTTCTCTTTGCTGTTAATGCGATCTCGATGGTCAAGTCAGATGCGCTTTTCTCCTATGTGGCACCAACGAACATTTTTGCTTGGTTAATAACTCCTCTCCGATGGTTGATTCCTTTCAGGCAGTATGTGCGCCTCAACCGAACCATAATAAAGATCACACACATGCCAATTCTGTTCACCATCTGTGCTTATGAGAAAACGATTCTCTGCCCACAAATGATTGAATCCACCGACCTTGTTGATTCGCCTTTACGTGGTGAAACCAGAGTTGAGGATGGACCTCAGCACCGATTAAGGGCTCTGAGTACCCGGGTATCCCGATTCGTTCGAGCACCGTCTGTGGCCACATTTCAACAGGATCGCGCGCTTGAAGAAGTGTTCCGACAACCATTCCGCGGAAACCCAAACCGGAGTCCTGTTAGAGCCATTCAAAGAAAGAGCAAGCATCTTGTGAACAACTGGATGCAAGAGATGGGGTCCGGACCAGTTAATCCACCCGATGAGCAAGATTCCGATGAAGTCGATCGACTCGAGCGGTTGCCTAAGGGCCGTTTACCCCCTCGACGAAAAGGGGCCCGAAGTCTTCGTAATTTCACGGAGTCAGTTGCTTCAAACCCTGAAGATCTTGTGCCGCACGCAATTTCTTCTCCTGTTACGCCGCGTAATGGGCGAAACTTCGTACCGCAGAGAAGAAGGCGCCTCTCGCGTCAAACAGACATCGAAGGCGACAACGAACTTACAAGTGACGACAACCGCGCTTTGGCTGAACAGGAATCGAACCACCAGGATTCCGATGATCATTCAGAGGCCAGGATTGTGCCGAAGGGTAAAGCCACACCAAAGTTCTATAGCTCACGCCCTTCTACAGCAATACGCAAGTCTCGCAAAAACAGCCCCACTCGGCTCGCCCGACACCATTCGCGAAACCCCTCTGGAGCTACAATCTTATACAACCCCGTATCTTCAAGCCACGATGGAGAAAGCGATACAGAAGCACCCTCAATCCGACCTGTACCGAGAATCATGCCGAGTCAATCATTTTCCATGTTTTCTGGTCCCGGAAATGGTCTAGAAAGAAGACACAGCCTGGATGACGGCAGAAACCCAAATGCAGGCCCATTTAGGTCTAACCCCAGGTCTGTACCAAACATTGGAAACTTTCTGGGACCTGGTAACGGTTCCTGGCGCCACGAAGCATCCGCACTGGAGGGTCTTGGCTCAGACCTGGGAGATGGTAAGGCAATTGCCAACGGATTTGTCGGTGGTGCACCATCAAGCTTCACCACGCAAATGGCTTATGCGACAGGCGGTATCCGACGTAGCGGGAGCCCTAATAGACGCCAGGATATGCTCAGCAAGCTTGTGCTGGCTCGGATGAACAATATCGAAGAAGGATTCCGTGAGGTGATTCGAGAAGTGAAGGATCTCCGGTCTACCCGAAACCAAAGTCAACCTGATGAGCAACGGGCCGGCCAGCGAGACAAACGGCGcacagaaaagaagaggagaccTCCCGGGTCTCGGAAGAGCAAGACGAGCGATGGTAGTCGAACCACGGAGCCGACGCTGGCTGAGAATCAGTCCGAGACAAACCAAGACGATGATGTATGA
- a CDS encoding bifunctional carbamoylphosphate synthetase/aspartate transcarbamylase (COG:G;~EggNog:ENOG410PFDZ;~InterPro:IPR017926,IPR032466,IPR036901,IPR035686, IPR036480,IPR036914,IPR002082,IPR005479,IPR006132, IPR006130,IPR006131,IPR006275,IPR006274,IPR036897, IPR013815,IPR011607,IPR011761,IPR016185,IPR029062, IPR002474,IPR005483,IPR005480;~MEROPS:MER0060647;~PFAM:PF00117,PF00988,PF02222,PF00185,PF02787, PF02786,PF02142,PF07478,PF02729;~go_function: GO:0004070 - aspartate carbamoyltransferase activity [Evidence IEA];~go_function: GO:0004088 - carbamoyl-phosphate synthase (glutamine-hydrolyzing) activity [Evidence IEA];~go_function: GO:0005524 - ATP binding [Evidence IEA];~go_function: GO:0016597 - amino acid binding [Evidence IEA];~go_function: GO:0016743 - carboxyl- or carbamoyltransferase activity [Evidence IEA];~go_function: GO:0046872 - metal ion binding [Evidence IEA];~go_process: GO:0006207 - 'de novo' pyrimidine nucleobase biosynthetic process [Evidence IEA];~go_process: GO:0006520 - cellular amino acid metabolic process [Evidence IEA];~go_process: GO:0006541 - glutamine metabolic process [Evidence IEA];~go_process: GO:0006807 - nitrogen compound metabolic process [Evidence IEA]): MSETVGHEEPALPSSPQAGGAVAYNPISKELQPLPSVETANGAVIPPASSGIEGSTGRQCVLELEDGTVYQGYNFGAEKSVAGELVFQTGMVGYPESITDPSYRGQILVVTFPLVGNYGVPSRETMDELLKTLPKYFESTQIHIAALVVATYAGENYSHFLAESSLGQWLKEQGVPAIHGVDTRALTKRIRQNGSMLGRMLLRKADVAESDAPLTKDTWKSSFEQIDWVDPNTKNLVDEVSISEPKLFSPPENVALKHPSGRPIRVLCLDVGLKFNQLRCLLARGVEVLVVPWDYDFPTLAGKDYDGLFVSNGPGDPATLSTTVNNLAKTMKEARTPIFGICLGHQLIARSVGAQTSKMKFGNRGHNIPCTSMVSGKCHITSQNHGYAVDSSTLPSDWQELFVNANDGSNEGIRHVSRPYFSVQFHPESTPGPRDTEYLFDVFINAIKDTIASPDSLQKPVNFPGGTIAENAKLAPRVSVKKVLILGSGGLSIGQAGEFDYSGSQAIKALKEEGIYTILINPNIATIQTSKGLADKVYFLPVNADFVRKVIKHERPDAIYVTFGGQTALQVGIQLKDEFESLGVKVLGTPIDTIITTEDRELFARSMDSINEKCAKSASASSIEEALGVVEAIGFPVIVRAAYALGGLGSGFADNMDELKDLCTKAFAASPQVLIERSMKGWKEIEYEVVRDARDNCITVCNMENFDPLGIHTGDSIVVAPSQTLSDEDYNMLRTTAVNVIRHLGVVGECNIQYALNPFSKEYCIIEVNARLSRSSALASKATGYPLAFIAAKLGLGIPLNEIKNSVTKVTCACFEPSLDYCVVKIPRWDLKKFTRVSTQLGSSMKSVGEVMAIGRTFEEAIQKAIRSVDFHNFGFNETNALMSIKGELQTPSDQRLFAIANAMAAGYSVDDIWELTSIDKWFLSRLKGLSDFGKFMTTLNSSTVTPTLLRKAKQLGFSDRQLAKFLSSNELAIRRLRVEAGIAPIVKQIDTVAAEFPSVTNYLYLTYNASEHDVKFDDHGIMVLGSGVYRIGSSVEFDWCSVRTIRTLREQGHKTVMVNYNPETVSTDYDEADRLYFENINLETVLDIYQLESSGGVVISMGGQTPNNIALPLHRLNVRILGTSPEMIDGAENRYKFSRMLDRIGVDQPSWKELTSIEEATDFCNKVGYPVLVRPSYVLSGAAMNTVYSEHDLASYLNQAADVSRDHPVVITKYIENAKEIEMDAVARNGVMVGHFISEHVENAGVHSGDATLIMPPQDLDPETVRRIEEATRKIGNALNVTGPYNIQFIAKDNDIKVIECNVRASRSFPFVSKVMGVDLIEMATKAMIGAPFAEYPPVSVPKDYVGVKVPQFSFSRLSGADPVLGVEMASTGEVASFGRDKYEAYLKALLSTGFRLPKRNILLSIGSYKEKMEMLPSISKLRDVGFELFATSGTADFLKEHGVPVKYLEILPGEEEDVKSEYSLTQHLANNLIDLYINLPSNNRFRRPANYMSKGYRTRRMAVDYQTPLVTNVKNAKILIEAIARHFALNVQTIDYQTSHRTIILPGLINIGAFVPGLGNADSKDFETVTKASIAAGFSMVRVMPVGVKSSITDTRTLKVVQQNAAKSSYCDYNFSVVATSTNSAEIGQLTGEVGSLFIPFNHLSGNISKVAAVTSHFGAWPSNKPIITDAKSTDLASVLLLASLHSRNIHVMSVTSKEDIRLIALSKEKGLKVTCDVSIYCLFLSRDDFPAAGSLPTAEDQKALWEHLSTIDIFSIGSIPFQIAGEKASPAAGIAEALPLLFTAVSEGRLTVEDIIARLYENPKKIFELHEQSDSSVEIEIDRPYLYQSTEAWSPFNGKSVKGLVQRVNFQGKTSCLDAAITPDAVKGSDMSGHRIMPTSPSLKAVSPRVDTTVDRRQSITGTPSRRRPLEQFPAPSVNELGPPLYAPVPRVSSPLLQMLSRSPFKQKHVLSVNQFNRADLHLLFTVAQEMRLGVQREGVLDVLKGRLLCTLFYEPSTRTSASFDAAMQRLGGRTIAIATEHSSTKKGETLQDTLRTLGCYGDAVVLRHPDPASTEIAAKFSPVPVINGGNGSVEHPTQAFLDLFTIREELGTVGGLTITFTGDLRYGRTVHSLIKLLQFYDVRIQLVAPKDLSLPSEIRQQIKATGQLLDESDQLTPEIVARSDVLYSTRVQKERFADLEQYERLKNSFVINNALLKHAKSHMVVMHPLPRNAEIAEEVDFDQRAAYFRQMRYGLYCRMALLALTMAP; the protein is encoded by the exons ATGTCTGAGACCGTCGGCCACGAGGAGCCGGCTCTTCCCTCGAGCCCCCAGGCTGGAGGTGCCGTTGCCTACAACCCCATTAGCAAGGAATTGCAACCACTTCCCTCAGTGGAGACCGCCAATGGCGCTGTCATTCCTCCCGCGTCCTCAGGAATCGAGGGCAGCACTGGGCGACAGTGTGTGCTCGAGCTTGAGGATGGCACGGTCTACCAGGGCTACAACTTTGGCGCTGAGAAGAGCGTAGCAGGAGAATTGGTCTTCCAGACCGGTATGGTCGGATACCCTGAATCCATCACGGATCCCTCCTACCGTGGCCAGATTCTCGTCGTTACTTTCCCTCTGGTGGGCAACTATGGTGTCCCATCGCGGGAGACCATGGATGAACTGCTGAAGACGTTACCAAAGTACTTCGAATCCACTCAGATTCACATTGCAGCACTGGTCGTTGCGACATATGCCGGGGAGAACTACTCTCACTTCCTTGCAGAGTCTTCATTGGGTCAGTGGCTCAAGGAGCAAGGTGTTCCTGCTATTCACGGGGTTGACACCCGTGCCCTCACTAAGCGTATTCGCCAGAATGGTAGTATGCTCGGTCGTATGCTGCTCCGCAAGGCCGACGTTGCGGAAAGCGATGCACCCTTGACCAAGGATACTTGGAAGTCATCCTTTGAACAGATTGACTGGGTTGaccccaacaccaagaaCCTCGTTGACGAAG TATCTATTAGCGAACCGAAACTGTTCTCGCCCCCGGAGAACGTCGCTCTCAAGCACCCCTCCGGCCGTCCTATCCGTGTTCTCTGCCTGGATGTCGGTCTCAAGTTCAACCAGCTGCGCTGCTTACTCGCCCGCGGTGTTGAGGTTCTCGTTGTTCCTTGGGACTACGACTTTCCCACGCTTGCCGGCAAAGACTACGATGGTCTTTTCGTCTCGAACGGTCCTGGTGACCCAGCTACCCTTTCTACGACAGTTAACAACCTGGCGAAGACCATGAAGGAGGCGAGAACTCCTATCTTTGGTATCTGCCTTGGACACCAACTTATCGCTCGTTCAGTTGGTGCCCAGACATCGAAGATGAAGTTCGGTAACCGTGGCCACAACATCCCCTGCACCAGCATGGTGAGTGGAAAGTGCCACATCACCTCGCAAAATCACGGTTACGCTGTCGACTCTTCCACTCTCCCAAGTGATTGGCAGGAATTATTCGTCAACGCCAACGATGGCAGCAACGAAGGTATCCGGCACGTTAGCCGACCTTACTTCAGTGTCCAATTCCACCCTGAAAGCACCCCCGGTCCCAGGGACACGGAATACCTCTTCGATGTTTTCATCAACGCTATCAAGGACACTATCGCCTCACCTGACTCCCTCCAGAAGCCTGTCAACTTCCCAGGCGGCACTATTGCTGAAAACGCCAAGCTTGCCCCCCGTGTCTCGGTTAAGAAGGTCCTAATTCTGGGCAGTGGTGGCTTGAGTATTGGACAAGCTGGAGAGTTTGATTACTCTGGAAGTCAAGCTATCAAGGCTTTGAAGGAGGAAGGAATCTACACCATCCTTATTAACCCCAACATTGCGACCATCCAAACCTCCAAGGGTCTGGCGGACAAGGTGTACTTCCTACCGGTTAACGCCGACTTTGTGCGCAAAGTCATCAAGCACGAGAGACCTGACGCCATTTACGTTACTTTCGGTGGCCAGACTGCCCTTCAGGTCGGCATCCAGCTCAAGGATGAATTCGAGTCACTTGGTGTCAAGGTCCTAGGTACACCCATCGACACCATTATCACGACGGAGGATCGTGAACTCTTCGCGCGCAGTATGGACTCCATTAACGAGAAGTGCGCCAAGTCGGCCTCTGCTTCTAGCATTGAGGAGGCCCTCGGAGTAGTCGAAGCCATCGGCTTCCCTGTCATCGTCCGTGCTGCATACGCACTCGGTGGTCTTGGCAGTGGTTTCGCCGACAACATGGATGAATTGAAGGACCTTTGCACTAAGGCCTTCGCTGCCAGCCCTCAGGTGCTGATCGAAAGGAGTATGAAGGGTTGGAAGGAAATCGAGTACGAAGTTGTTCGTGATGCTAGAGACAACTGTATCACTGTCTGCAACATGGAGAACTTTGACCCTCTTGGTATCCATACCGGTGACTCCATTGTTGTTGCCCCCTCGCAAACACTTTCCGACGAGGATTATAACATGCTGCGTACGACAGCTGTCAACGTAATTCGTCACcttggggttgttggagaatGCAATATCCAATACGCTCTGAACCCTTTCTCCAAGGAGTACTGCATTATTGAAGTCAATGCCCGTCTGTCTCGGTCTTCTGCTCTTGCTTCCAAGGCTACTGGTTACCCTCTTGCTTTCATCGCTGCCAAGCTTGGATTGGGTATCCCGCTCAATGAAATTAAGAACTCCGTCACGAAAGTTACCTGTGCCTGCTTCGAGCCCTCCCTTGACTACTGTGTGGTGAAGATCCCTCGCTGGGATTTGAAGAAGTTCACCCGTGTCTCTACACAGCTTGGCTCTTCCATGAAGAGTGTTGGTGAGGTCATGGCCATTGGTCGAACCTTCGAAGAAGCCATCCAGAAAGCTATTCGATCTGTGGATTTCCACAATTTCGGATTCAACGAAACCAACGCTCTCATGTCTATCAAGGGTGAACTGCAAACTCCTTCTGACCAGCGTCTTTTCGCCATCGCAAacgccatggctgctggaTACAGTGTTGATGACATTTGGGAACTCACCAGCATCGACAAGTGGTTCCTCAGCAGACTTAAGGGTCTCAGTGACTTCGGAAAGTTCATGACGACTCTCAACTCTAGCACCGTCACTCCCACACTTCTGCGAAAGGCCAAGCAGCTCGGTTTCTCTGACCGCCAGCTCGCCAAGTTCCTTAGTTCGAACGAGCTTGCTATTAGACGGTTGCGCGTGGAGGCTGGCATTGCACCCATCGTTAAGCAGATTGATACAGTTGCTGCTGAGTTCCCTTCGGTGACCAACTACCTGTACCTTACCTACAACGCTTCCGAGCACGATGTCAAATTCGACGACCATGGTATCATGGTTTTGGGATCTGGTGTTTACCGTATCGGTTCTTCGGTCGAGTTCGATTGGTGCTCTGTGAGAACCATCCGTACCCTTCGCGAGCAGGGCCACAAGACTGTCATGGTCAACTACAACCCCGAAACTGTCAGTACCGACTATGACGAGGCTGATCGGCTGTATTTCGAAAACATCAACCTGGAAACGGTTCTCGACATTTACCAGCTCGAGTCTTCCGGCGGTGTGGTCATTTCCATGGGTGGTCAAACCCCCAACAACATCGCCCTTCCGCTCCACCGCCTCAACGTCCGCATTCTTGGTACTTCGCCTGAGATGATTGACGGCGCTGAGAACCGATACAAATTCTCCCGCATGCTTGACCGTATTGGTGTCGACCAACCATCATGGAAGGAGCTTACCAGCATTGAGGAGGCGACTGACTTCTGTAACAAGGTTGGCTACCCAGTGCTTGTTCGTCCTTCCTATGTGCTGTCAGGTGCTGCCATGAACACCGTCTATTCTGAGCACGATCTGGCAAGCTATCTCAACCAAGCCGCGGATGTTTCCCGCGATCACCCTGTCGTTATCACCAAGTACATTGAGAACGCGAAGGAAATTGAGATGGATGCTGTGGCCCGCAACGGTGTCATGGTTGGACATTTCATTTCCGAGCACGTGGAGAACGCCGGTGTCCACTCTGGTGACGCTACCTTGATCATGCCTCCCCAGGACTTGGATCCTGAGACTGTTCGACGCATTGAAGAGGCGACCCGCAAGATCGGAAACGCCCTGAACGTCACTGGTCCTTACAACATCCAGTTCATTGCCAAGGACAACGACATTAAGGTTATTGAGTGCAATGTCAGAGCTTCTCGTTCCTTCCCATTCGTGTCCAAGGTCATGGGTGTCGACCTTATTGAGATGGCTACCAAGGCGATGATTGGTGCTCCTTTCGCTGAATACCCCCCTGTCTCCGTCCCCAAGGACTACGTTGGTGTGAAGGTTCCCCAGTTCTCGTTCTCCCGACTTTCTGGAGCAGACCCTGTTTTGGGTGTTGAGATGGCCTCCACCGGAGAAGTTGCTTCATTTGGTCGCGACAAGTACGAGGCTTACCTGAAGGCTCTGCTGTCCACTGGGTTCCGTCTGCCAAAGCGCAACATTTTGCTGTCCATTGGTTCCtacaaggagaagatggagatgctGCCGTCTATCAGCAAGCTCCGTGATGTCGGCTTCGAGCTTTTCGCCACGTCCGGCACTGCGGACTTCTTGAAGGAGCACGGTGTTCCCGTGAAGTATTTGGAAATCCTTCctggtgaggaagaggacgtcAAGTCCGAGTACTCGCTCACTCAGCACTTGGCAAACAACCTCATTGATCTGTACATCAACTTGCCATCCAACAACAGATTCCGACGACCTGCCAACTACATGAGTAAGGGTTACCGCACCCGTCGTATGGCTGTGGATTATCAGACCCCCCTGGTGACGAACGTCAAGAACGCGAAAATCCTGATTGAGGCTATCGCTCGTCACTTCGCCCTTAACGTGCAGACTATTGACTACCAGACCAGCCACCgcaccatcatcctccctgGCCTCATCAACATTGGAGCCTTCGTCCCTGGTCTCGGAAACGCTGACTCCAAGGACTTCGAGACCGTGACCAAGGCTTCGATTGCTGCAGGTTTCAGCATGGTGCGTGTCATGCCCGTGGGTGTCAAGTCTTCCATCACGGACACTCGCACCCTGAAGGTGGTCCAGCAGAACGCTGCCAAGAGCTCGTACTGCGATTACAACTTCTCCGTTGTGGCAACCTCCACCAACTCTGCCGAGATTGGGCAACTCACCGGAGAAGTTGGATCTCTTTTCATCCCCTTCAACCACCTGTCTGGTAACATCAGCAAGGTCGCTGCTGTCACCAGCCACTTCGGCGCTTGGCCATCAAACAAGCCCATCATCACTGATGCCAAGTCCACAGATCTTGCCTCCGTCTTGCTGTTGGCAAGCCTGCACAGCCGCAACATCCACGTCATGAGCGTCACCTCCAAGGAGGACATAAGGCTCATTGCGCTCAGCAAGGAGAAGGGTCTTAAGGTGACTTGCGATGTTTCGATCTACtgcctcttcctttctcggGATGACTTCCCTGCGGCTGGCTCCTTGCCAACTGCCGAGGACCAGAAGGCACTGTGGGAGCACCTCAGTACCATCGATATCTTCTCTATCGGCAGCATTCCGTTCCAGATTGCTGGCGAGAAGGCATCTCCTGCCGCCGGTATTGCCGAGGCCTTGCCCCTGCTCTTCACTGCTGTCTCTGAAGGTCGTTTGACCGTGGAAGACATCATTGCGCGACTTTATGAGAATCCCAAGAAGATCTTCGAGCTGCACGAACAGTCTGATAGCTCCGTTGAGATCGAAATTGACCGTCCTTACCTCTACCAGAGCACCGAGGCCTGGTCACCGTTCAACGGCAAGAGCGTCAAGGGGCTTGTTCAGCGCGTCAACTTCCAAGGAAAGACATCTTGCCTGGACGCTGCAATCACTCCCGATGCTGTTAAGGGTTCGGACATGTCCGGCCACAGGATCATGCCCACGTCTCCCTCTCTCAAGGCAGTCTCTCCACGTGTCGACACTACCGTAGACCGAAGACAGTCCATCACTGGCACTCCTAGCCGTCGCAGGCCCCTTGAGCAGTTCCCTGCTCCTAGTGTTAACGAACTTGGCCCTCCTTTGTACGCTCCTGTGCCTCGGGTTTCTTCGCCGCTGCTCCAGATGCTCTCTCGCTCCCCCTTCAAGCAAAAGCACGTGCTCTCTGTTAACCAGTTCAACCGAGCTGACCTGCACCTGCTCTTCACTGTGGCCCAAGAGATGCGTCTCGGAGTTCAACGTGAGGGCGTCTTGGATGTATTGAAGGGTCGCCTCCTCTGCACTCTCTTCTACGAGCCTTCTACTCGTACATCTGCTTCATTCGATGCTGCCATGCAGAGACTCGGAGGACGCACGATCGCCATCGCCACGGAGCACTCTTCAACCAAGAAGGGTGAGACTCTGCAGGACACCCTCCGCACCCTGGGCTGCTACGGAGATGCCGTTGTCTTGCGCCACCCCGACCCAGCCAGCACCGAGATTGCCGCTAAGTTCTCTCCTGTCCCGGTCATCAACGGCGGAAACGGCAGTGTCGAGCACCCAACCCAGGCCTTCCTTGACCTTTTCACCATCCGCGAGGAACTCGGAACTGTCGGTGGACTGACCATCACATTCACTGGTGACCTGAGATACGGACGCACTGTCCACTCTCTCATCAAACTACTCCAGTTCTACGATGTCCGTATCCAGCTCGTCGCACCCAAGGATCTGTCCCTGCCCTCCGAGATCCGCCAGCAAATCAAGGCAACCGGCCAGCTCCTTGACGAGTCCGACCAACTGACTCCCGAGATTGTGGCTCGCTCCGATGTCCTGTACTCCACCCGCGTGCAGAAGGAGCGATTCGCCGACCTCGAGCAGTACGAGCGCCTCAAGAACAGCTTTGTCATCAACAACGCTCTTCTCAAGCACGCCAAGAGCCACATGGTCGTGATGCACCCTCTGCCCAGAAATGCTGAAATcgccgaggaggttgatTTCGACCAGCGGGCAGCTTACTTCCGACAG ATGAGATACGGTCTCTACTGCCGTATGGCCCTTCTTGCATTGACAATGGCGCCTTAA